The Candidatus Hydrogenedentota bacterium genome segment GGAAGGGGAGGATAACCGCAAAGAACGGAAAAAACGCAAAAAAGGGGATGAGAAAAGAGGGATGGGGCCACAAAAGGCGCAAAAGGCACATAATTTGAAGGGCGGAGGAGGGGGCAGGGGAAGAAGTATTACCGCAAGGAACGCAAGGAACACAAAGAGGAAGAAAGGGGAAGGAAAGAGAGGGGAAAGGGAAAGAGGAAAAGGAAAGAGAAGAGGGAAAGAGAAGAGGGAAAGAGAAGAGGGAAGGAGAAGGGGGAAGGGAAGGGAGAAGAAGGGGGAAGAGGACAAGATGGACGAAGTGTACAAGGTGGACAAAGTGAACGGGGGAAGTGAGGTGACAGGGCCGGATGGGCTGACCACATGGGCAGCTATTTTTCACGGGCGGGACGCCCGTGCCATGTTCGGTCCGCTAAGCCATTGCCGTGTCCGGCATGCTAGAAAAACTGGTAGTCGGGCTTTTTGTCGGCGACGAATTCGCGGAGGCGCTTCATGACGTCCTTCTCGATTTGCCGGATGCGCTCGCGGGTGAGCTTGAAGGCGTGGCCCGTCTCCTCGAGGGTGTGGACTTTTCCGTCGTCCAGTCCATAGCGGTAGCGGATGATTTTGGCGTCGCGCTCGCTCAACTGGCCCAATAACTCCTCCATCTGCTGGTCGCGGGCGAGCTGCTCAATGGCATGGTCATTGCCGCCGGGGTCGGCCCCGTCGGGAAATCCGCGGTTGCCGTCGGCGTCCATGGAGGACATTCCCTCCATGGGGGCGATGCTTTCGGCGAAGGATTCGAGTTTGCGGACTTCAGCGGGCTTGACCCCCATGGCCTTGGCAATATCCTCGGTTTCCGGCTGGCGCCCCGACTTGATATAGAGTTCCTCGACCACTTTCTTGTACTTGGAGAGGTTGTCCGTGATGTAGACGGGGATGCGCACGGTCCGCCCCTGGTTGGAGAGGGAGCGGGTGACGGCCTGCCGAATCCACCAGGTGGCGTAAGTGGAGAATTTGCAGCCCCTTCCCGGGTCGAAGCGGTCCACGGCCTTCATGAGGCCGAGGTTTCCCTCCTCGATGAGGTCGAGCAGGGGAAGGCCGTAGTAGAGGTATTTTTTGGCGATGCTGACCACCAGGCGGAGGTTGGAGATGATGAGTTTGCGGCGGGCCTCTTTCGCCTTTTCCCCGCCCCGCTTGAGATCATGGGCCAGACGAATTTCCTCGGACGCGGAGAGCAGCGGAATTTTGGAGATTTCCGCCAGGTAGGTGCTCAGTCCGTTTTCTTTCGTATCCAGCATTTGCCCAGCCTCACGCCCGTTCAGACAGTCTTCATTAAGTGAAACGCCTGCCTGCTGGCTGATATTTCTACACGTCACTCATGGGATTGTTTCAAAAAGAACGGGGAAATGCAAAAATGCGGGGACAGTCGGGGTCTGTTTGACAGGCATCAGGGCGCGCGGACACAATATGCGGCATGGAAAACGAGCATGAACACCATATGCGGCTTGCCCTGCGGGAGGCCGAACGGGCGATGGACAAGGGCGAAGTGCCTGTCGGCTGTGTGATAGTGCAGGAGAACCGGGTGATTGGCCGGGGGCACAACCAGCGGGAGATGCTTCAGGACCCGACGGCGCACGCGGAGGTGCTGGCGATCACGGCGGCGGCGGCGCATGTCGGGTCGTGGCGTCTGGAGAATACCCGCCTTTATGTGACGCTGGAGCCGTGCCCCATGTGCGCGGGTGCCATCATCCTCGCGCGGATACCGGAGGTGTATTTTGGGGCGTCCGACCCGAAGGCGGGCTGCTGCGGCACGCTGATGAACCTGCTGGAGGACAAGCGGTTCAACCATCAGCCGCAGGTGACGGGCGGCCTGCTGGCGGAGGAGTGCGGCGGCATGCTGAGCGGTTTTTTTCAGGCGATTCGGCGGCGGGGCCGGGAACCGGAGGCGACAGGCTGAACTCCGGCAAGGATGCAGCCGGTTTTGGGTACAGGCACCCAGCGCGCAAAACGGGGTGACAGACACACCACAAGCCAAGCGCGCGCCGGTTGCCAGTCCCCTTGGCGGTGGACGAAGTGGACGAGGGAAAGGCCGTGTAATACCGCTAATCTTGTCAGACGCGGTGCTCCTCCCCGTAGCGGGCGAGGGCGCAGCCGGCGCAGCCGATGACGCCGGAGTCGGCGCCGAGGCCTGCGGGCAGAATCTGGCAGCGGTTCGCGGGCACCTCGAAGGCGTTCTCGCGCACGACGGCGCGGACCTTGTCGAAGAGCATGTCCCCTGCGGCGATCATGCCTCCGCAGAGGATGATGCGCTCGGGGTTGAGCATGTTGACCATGCTGGCGGCTCCGATGCCGATCCAGGTGGCGGTCTCGTCGAAGACGTACCGGGCGTAGGGGTCCCCGGCGGCGGCGGCCTCGTGGATGAGTTTCCCGTCGAGTTTCTCCGTGTCCCCGCCGCACATGGCCTTCAGGGCGGTGTCGGCGGAGTCCCAGCCGTCGAGGGCGGTGCGGACCATGCCGGTGACGGAGGCGTAGGCCTCGAGGCAGCCTTTGGCGCCGCAGCCGCAGCGGCGGCCGTCGCGGAGCACCGTGAGGTGGCCCAGTTCGGCGGCGGTGCCGTCAATGCCTCGGAGGAGCTTGCCGAAAACGACGATGCCCCCCCCCACTCCGGTGCCGAGGGTGAAGACCACGACGCATTCCGCGCCCTGTCCCGCGCCCAGCCAGTACTCGCCGTAACAGGCGACGTTCGCGTCGTTGTCCACGTAGCAGGGGATGCCCAGCCGCTTTTGCATGTCCGCGGCGAGGGGCACATTCTTCCATCCGGGGAGGTTCGGGGGGCTGAAGACCACGCCGGTCTGCCAGTTCATGGGGCCGGGCGCGCCGAATCCCGCGGCGAGGACATTGTCCGTTGTGAGTCCGTTGGCCGCGAGGAGGTCGCGCACGGCGGCCTCCATGACATCCATGACCGCGCCGGGTCCGTCCGCCGCGTCCGTGGGGCGGGACTCCTTGGCGATGATTTTCTTTTCCGTGGACACGATGGCGGTTTTGACGTTGGTGCCGCCGAGATCAACTCCGATGATCACCTTGCTCATGGCCTAACCTCTCTCTCCTTGGCCCGGCCCAATCGCCGGAACATGTCCAATTTCGCATGCCACAACGAAAAAGTTCCAGGCTGTTCAGCATAATCGTGCAAATCACAATCCCGGGGGATGTCCTATTGGTCCCCCTTTGAAGGGGGTGGCCCTTTAGGGCCGGGGGATGTTTGCTGTGGATGTAAGGAACGACATCCCCCGCCGCTAAAGCGGCACCCCCTTCAAAGGGGGACCATGCAACCGTATTTATATGCCCTGCCTGATTGTCCTAACCCAAACTCCCAATCGCCCGGCGCATGCGCGCCGTGGCGGTGTCGCGGCCCAGCAGTTCGGCCAGTTCAAACAGCCCCGGCCCGACGGGCTTGCCTGTGAGGGCAAGCCGGGCGCTGTTGACGAGGCTGCCGAGTTTCACGCCGGTCTCCTCCGCGGCCCGCTCGAAGCCGGCCTTGAGGCCGTCATGGTCCCAGGCCTCCGCCGCCTCCATCACCCGCAGCCCGGTCTCCAGCCATGCCCGCGATTCGGGCTGGCGAAAATACTTGTTCGCGGCCTTTTCATCATATTCGGCGACATCCTGGAAGAAGAAGTCCGTATAGGCGGTGATGTGGCGGAGGGTGGGGATTTTTTCCTGGCATATGGCCGCCATTTTCACCAGCCATTCGCGGGACTTGCCGGTGGTGTCAAAGCCCGCCTCGTGGAGGATGGGCAGCACGCGGTCGCAGAGGTTTTCCGGGGTGAGCATGCGGATGTGCTGGCCGTTTAGCCAGTCCAGTTTTTTGCGGTCGAAGCGTGCCGCCGACTTGTTCAGGCGGTCCAGGGTGAAGAGGCGCTTCAGGTCGTCCAGGGTGAAGAACTCGCGGCCCTCCTCCTCGGAGGTCCAGCCGAGCATGACGACATAGTTGATGAGCGTCTCGGGCAGGTAGCCCTCATCGCGCCAGTCGAGGACATTCGCGCCGTGCAGGCGCTTGCTGAACTTCTTCCCCGTCTCGTCGAGGACCATGGGGAGGTGGGCGAACTGCGGCAGGGGGTAGCCCAGGGCATTGAAGAGCATGACGTGGCGCGGGGCGTTGGTGAGGTGGTCGTCGCCGCGGATGACATGGGAGATTTTCATCAGGCCGTCGTCCACCACCACGGCCAGATGGAAGATGGGGTCGCCGTTTCCCTTGAGGATGATGAAGTCGTCAAATTCACGGTTGTTGAAGCGCACGTCGCCCTGGACCAGG includes the following:
- a CDS encoding glutamate--tRNA ligase → MSTVRCRIAPSPSGFLHIGTAKMALFNWLFARSRGGTFVLRLEDTDADRTEEEFVEAMCEGFKWLGIEWDEGPAFGDEPEKGDYRPYRQSQRKDLHRAEALRLLDEGKAYRCFCTKDELDADRERAAAEKRPYRYSGKCRDLNPEEIAAKGDAPWVLRFRVPEGETVIGDLVQGDVRFNNREFDDFIILKGNGDPIFHLAVVVDDGLMKISHVIRGDDHLTNAPRHVMLFNALGYPLPQFAHLPMVLDETGKKFSKRLHGANVLDWRDEGYLPETLINYVVMLGWTSEEEGREFFTLDDLKRLFTLDRLNKSAARFDRKKLDWLNGQHIRMLTPENLCDRVLPILHEAGFDTTGKSREWLVKMAAICQEKIPTLRHITAYTDFFFQDVAEYDEKAANKYFRQPESRAWLETGLRVMEAAEAWDHDGLKAGFERAAEETGVKLGSLVNSARLALTGKPVGPGLFELAELLGRDTATARMRRAIGSLG
- a CDS encoding ROK family glucokinase, with amino-acid sequence MSKVIIGVDLGGTNVKTAIVSTEKKIIAKESRPTDAADGPGAVMDVMEAAVRDLLAANGLTTDNVLAAGFGAPGPMNWQTGVVFSPPNLPGWKNVPLAADMQKRLGIPCYVDNDANVACYGEYWLGAGQGAECVVVFTLGTGVGGGIVVFGKLLRGIDGTAAELGHLTVLRDGRRCGCGAKGCLEAYASVTGMVRTALDGWDSADTALKAMCGGDTEKLDGKLIHEAAAAGDPYARYVFDETATWIGIGAASMVNMLNPERIILCGGMIAAGDMLFDKVRAVVRENAFEVPANRCQILPAGLGADSGVIGCAGCALARYGEEHRV
- a CDS encoding nucleoside deaminase; the encoded protein is MENEHEHHMRLALREAERAMDKGEVPVGCVIVQENRVIGRGHNQREMLQDPTAHAEVLAITAAAAHVGSWRLENTRLYVTLEPCPMCAGAIILARIPEVYFGASDPKAGCCGTLMNLLEDKRFNHQPQVTGGLLAEECGGMLSGFFQAIRRRGREPEATG
- a CDS encoding RNA polymerase sigma factor RpoD/SigA, with amino-acid sequence MLDTKENGLSTYLAEISKIPLLSASEEIRLAHDLKRGGEKAKEARRKLIISNLRLVVSIAKKYLYYGLPLLDLIEEGNLGLMKAVDRFDPGRGCKFSTYATWWIRQAVTRSLSNQGRTVRIPVYITDNLSKYKKVVEELYIKSGRQPETEDIAKAMGVKPAEVRKLESFAESIAPMEGMSSMDADGNRGFPDGADPGGNDHAIEQLARDQQMEELLGQLSERDAKIIRYRYGLDDGKVHTLEETGHAFKLTRERIRQIEKDVMKRLREFVADKKPDYQFF